The Cystobacter fuscus DSM 2262 genome contains a region encoding:
- a CDS encoding SMI1/KNR4 family protein, with protein sequence MAHTSLRDRTPEGCPSGEADTNRFSDGGVQMSVHWRPHVLKAPGSVSPHELERIESAWRVKLPDDYKRVVSMYQGMAPEPNGFRVGRGDNALGVLLTVSEHEGRESYCIINSYEVIRSHVPSGIFPFARTPGGEDLCFDYRGSPEQPRIVLVSVEGSVHPVANSFQEFMDGLYDD encoded by the coding sequence ATGGCGCACACCAGCTTGCGAGACCGCACACCGGAGGGATGTCCATCTGGGGAGGCGGATACCAATAGATTTTCGGATGGAGGAGTTCAAATGAGTGTTCACTGGAGACCGCACGTCCTGAAGGCGCCAGGGTCCGTCAGTCCACATGAATTGGAGCGGATCGAGTCTGCATGGAGAGTCAAACTTCCCGATGACTACAAGCGGGTTGTATCCATGTATCAGGGCATGGCCCCCGAGCCCAATGGGTTCAGGGTTGGAAGAGGCGACAATGCATTGGGTGTGCTACTGACAGTCTCCGAACACGAGGGGAGGGAGAGCTACTGCATCATCAATTCATACGAAGTCATTCGCTCCCATGTCCCATCGGGCATCTTCCCCTTCGCCAGAACCCCTGGTGGAGAGGACCTGTGTTTTGACTACCGAGGCTCGCCCGAACAGCCTCGTATCGTCCTCGTCTCCGTCGAGGGCTCCGTCCACCCCGTCGCCAACAGCTTCCAGGAGTTCATGGACGGGTTGTACGACGACTGA